The Geoglobus acetivorans genome window below encodes:
- a CDS encoding ABC transporter permease subunit — protein MSSLKAYIVTRTLMVIPTVLILLTLVFFIMRILPGDPISAMVGQKVPAEVLERMREEAGLNKPLVIQYIDYLKGVFTGDLGNSMIWGRRPVMEEIMDRFPATLELTIFGFTISVLLGVLTGSIAAFRRGSKADTGMRIYSVVAYTLFIPWFGMLLQMFFGVYLKILPIGGRITPGLAPDHITGLYVLDSILTLNLESLETSLLYLFLPSMTLGIVLSGAYTRILRNNLIDVLSQDFIVAYRARGVREWKVVKHAMKNAFIPVVTLMGLQFAILLAGAVLTESTFSWPGMGTFLLERIEYRDYNAVQGAIVFYAVFVALISLIVDVIYALLDPRIRY, from the coding sequence ATGTCCTCCCTCAAAGCATATATAGTAACGAGGACGCTGATGGTAATCCCCACCGTTCTTATCCTTCTGACTCTTGTTTTCTTTATCATGAGGATCCTGCCAGGGGATCCGATTTCAGCCATGGTCGGTCAGAAGGTGCCTGCAGAAGTCCTCGAAAGGATGAGAGAAGAGGCAGGGTTGAACAAGCCTCTCGTGATCCAGTACATAGACTATCTGAAAGGCGTGTTCACGGGAGACCTCGGCAATTCCATGATCTGGGGAAGAAGGCCTGTCATGGAGGAAATAATGGACCGTTTTCCAGCAACACTCGAGCTGACAATATTCGGATTCACAATAAGTGTGCTTCTCGGCGTACTGACGGGTTCAATCGCGGCATTCAGGAGAGGTAGCAAAGCCGACACAGGAATGAGAATATACAGCGTTGTTGCATACACGCTCTTCATCCCGTGGTTTGGAATGCTTCTCCAGATGTTTTTTGGCGTTTACCTGAAAATCCTGCCTATAGGCGGGAGAATAACTCCCGGTCTCGCTCCGGACCACATTACTGGTCTTTATGTCCTTGATTCGATTCTCACCCTCAATCTTGAGTCCCTGGAGACCTCACTTCTGTACCTCTTCCTCCCATCCATGACCCTCGGCATTGTTCTGTCGGGAGCATACACAAGAATTCTGAGAAACAACCTGATAGATGTGCTGAGCCAGGACTTCATTGTCGCATACAGGGCAAGAGGAGTCAGAGAGTGGAAGGTCGTTAAGCATGCGATGAAAAATGCGTTTATACCCGTTGTAACACTGATGGGCTTGCAGTTCGCAATACTGCTTGCAGGAGCTGTGCTTACGGAATCGACATTTTCATGGCCTGGTATGGGCACATTCCTGCTTGAAAGAATTGAATACAGAGACTACAACGCAGTTCAGGGGGCAATTGTATTCTATGCGGTGTTTGTTGCCCTGATAAGCCTGATAGTGGATGTCATTTACGCACTGCTTGACCCCAGAATTAGGTACTGA
- a CDS encoding ABC transporter substrate-binding protein, with product MAKHKVLVVGLLLLAVLFFGCAGEKQEAPKAEVKTITIGVTDKITELDPANAYDFYTWEVMNNIMGGLMRYKPGTTELEPFLAESYEVQDGGKVYIFHLRKDLKFADGTPCTAEDVVRSIKRVMELQGDPSWLVTEFVDKVEAVDDYTVKFTLKEPISYFLALTATPPYFPVHPNYKPDAIDPDQTAGGVGPYKIASWVRDQELILETNENFFGEKPKVDRIVVKFYKDATTLRLALEKGEIDIAWRTLSPVDIQSLKGKEGLQVIEAPGGFIRYLVLNANKDTEYPTKDKLVRQAIAAAIDRQEIIDKVFMGTMEPLYSLVPNGMWSHIDAFKDKYGDGNIELAKQLLSQAGYSESNKLKLELWWTPTHYGDTEKDVAQILKAQLEKTGMIEVELKSAEWSTYTDYARKSAMMLSLFGWYPDYLDPDDYTAPFLKSTANNWLGYPYADEEMDKLIEKASKATSTQEREELYKQIQEKLAEDAPIIPLVQGKLTVVAKSNIQGITLDPTMIFRYYLLDIS from the coding sequence ATGGCAAAACATAAGGTCCTGGTAGTGGGCCTCTTGCTTCTTGCAGTGCTGTTTTTCGGCTGTGCCGGAGAGAAGCAGGAGGCTCCAAAAGCGGAAGTGAAAACGATAACAATCGGAGTCACGGACAAAATTACAGAACTTGATCCAGCCAACGCCTACGACTTTTACACCTGGGAGGTAATGAACAACATCATGGGCGGACTGATGAGATACAAACCCGGAACGACCGAGCTTGAGCCCTTCTTGGCCGAAAGCTATGAGGTGCAGGATGGTGGCAAGGTATACATCTTCCACCTGAGGAAGGACCTGAAGTTCGCTGACGGCACACCATGCACGGCAGAAGATGTCGTCAGGAGCATAAAGAGAGTAATGGAACTCCAGGGAGATCCATCATGGCTTGTTACAGAGTTCGTCGATAAGGTTGAGGCTGTGGATGACTACACTGTAAAATTCACGCTGAAGGAGCCGATCTCGTATTTCCTAGCACTTACTGCAACACCACCCTACTTCCCCGTGCACCCCAACTACAAGCCTGATGCAATCGATCCTGACCAGACTGCAGGTGGAGTAGGCCCGTACAAGATAGCAAGCTGGGTCAGAGATCAGGAACTGATTCTCGAAACGAACGAGAACTTCTTCGGAGAGAAGCCAAAGGTTGACAGGATTGTGGTGAAATTCTACAAGGATGCAACAACCCTGAGGCTTGCTCTCGAAAAGGGAGAGATCGATATCGCCTGGAGAACCCTATCACCTGTCGACATCCAGTCCCTGAAGGGCAAGGAGGGATTGCAGGTTATTGAGGCCCCCGGTGGTTTCATCAGATACCTGGTCCTCAACGCAAACAAGGACACAGAGTACCCAACCAAGGACAAACTCGTGAGACAGGCAATAGCTGCAGCAATAGACAGGCAGGAAATTATTGACAAGGTGTTCATGGGCACGATGGAGCCGCTCTACTCACTCGTTCCAAACGGAATGTGGAGCCACATTGACGCATTCAAGGACAAGTACGGCGATGGCAACATTGAACTCGCCAAGCAGCTTCTCAGCCAGGCTGGCTACAGCGAGAGCAACAAGCTCAAGCTCGAACTCTGGTGGACCCCAACACACTACGGAGATACCGAGAAGGATGTAGCTCAGATCCTAAAGGCTCAGCTTGAGAAGACGGGAATGATCGAAGTCGAGCTTAAGAGCGCAGAGTGGTCCACTTACACCGACTATGCGAGAAAGTCCGCAATGATGCTCTCGCTCTTCGGATGGTACCCAGACTATCTCGATCCCGATGACTATACTGCACCATTCCTCAAGAGCACAGCCAACAACTGGCTCGGATATCCGTATGCCGATGAAGAGATGGACAAGCTGATTGAGAAAGCTTCGAAGGCAACGTCAACGCAGGAAAGAGAGGAGCTTTACAAACAGATTCAGGAGAAGCTTGCAGAGGATGCGCCAATAATACCACTGGTTCAGGGCAAACTGACAGTTGTGGCAAAGAGCAACATTCAGGGCATCACCCTCGACCCGACAATGATCTTCAGGTACTACCTGCTTGACATATCCTAA